The Streptomyces albofaciens JCM 4342 genome has a segment encoding these proteins:
- a CDS encoding terpene synthase family protein, which produces MLINPDASVPFPEVARLARLSARPARQPQPVLRTAQAVHRDLTVWARDFPAVAHGRGGSIMRWMPLSAAVSYDGAPYATALEFARHSAAYAAYDDVMDEEATERNSLDALRSLTEEWLLFLRDPHLAVPALHTSDPFTRQAFTALADSARRISGGPGSFPYHAVWLELWEKLCDGMLREASWQRGAERKPSFDQYMNAGCHTVGFPAIHWVAAMAHAPPGISDADTSALVSLLIRAGYCVRIANDLSSEERDHSGHEVNAVPLMAEKYSCPSSLARRALRQLLRREMGRLFDEARTVSPAIANPYGWAIRAAVFASQWYLDRREAELTREDLAFLGGFPGED; this is translated from the coding sequence ATGCTGATCAATCCCGACGCGTCAGTGCCCTTCCCGGAGGTCGCGCGGCTGGCGCGGTTGTCGGCACGACCGGCGCGGCAACCGCAGCCGGTGCTGCGCACCGCACAGGCCGTCCACCGAGACCTGACCGTATGGGCGAGAGACTTCCCCGCGGTCGCCCACGGGCGGGGCGGCAGCATCATGCGCTGGATGCCGCTGTCCGCCGCCGTCTCCTACGACGGCGCCCCGTACGCGACGGCCCTTGAATTCGCCCGGCATTCGGCCGCGTACGCCGCGTACGACGATGTCATGGACGAAGAGGCAACCGAACGCAACAGCTTGGACGCACTCCGGTCGCTCACCGAAGAATGGTTGCTGTTTCTCCGGGATCCCCACCTCGCCGTCCCCGCGCTGCACACTTCCGACCCCTTCACCCGGCAAGCGTTTACGGCACTGGCCGACAGCGCGCGCCGCATCTCGGGCGGGCCCGGCTCATTTCCGTACCACGCAGTATGGCTGGAACTGTGGGAGAAGCTCTGCGACGGAATGCTGCGGGAGGCGTCCTGGCAGCGTGGTGCGGAACGGAAACCCAGCTTCGACCAGTACATGAATGCCGGCTGTCACACCGTCGGTTTCCCCGCCATCCATTGGGTGGCGGCCATGGCCCACGCGCCGCCCGGTATCAGCGATGCCGACACGTCCGCGCTGGTCTCCCTGCTGATACGCGCCGGTTACTGCGTACGGATCGCGAACGATCTCAGCTCCGAAGAGCGCGATCACAGCGGGCATGAAGTCAACGCGGTACCGCTCATGGCGGAGAAGTACTCCTGCCCGTCCTCACTCGCTCGGCGTGCGCTGCGACAACTCCTCCGCCGGGAAATGGGCCGCCTGTTCGACGAGGCGAGAACCGTCTCTCCGGCGATCGCGAACCCGTACGGGTGGGCAATCCGGGCGGCCGTGTTCGCCTCGCAGTGGTACCTCGACCGGCGCGAAGCGGAACTCACGCGTGAAGACCTCGCGTTCCTCGGCGGTTTCCCGGGCGAGGACTGA